One segment of Natranaeroarchaeum aerophilus DNA contains the following:
- a CDS encoding 3-dehydroquinate synthase II, producing the protein MTREVWLKADSSVGDWDRRRKRITAGLESGVDWVLVDEGDVGKVRELGDVNVAAFRTGGDVDVIDDAESDADDIEEPDAYVVGKHGEGDGTVDLPTDFSGSADLTTLRRNDDRTQGAYVRIFDEDYEAFAEAAAEEAEYTMIVSENWSIIPLENLIARIGDETTLIAGVTSAEEAQTAYETLEIGADAVLLDSDDPDEIRSTVDVRDEAERETLDLTSAEVLTVERAGSADRVCVDTGSLMDHDEGMLIGSMSRGLVFVHAETAESPYVASRPFRVNAGAVHAYIRTPDGGTKYLSELKSGDEVQVVDTDGNTREAVVGRVKIEQRPMFRVEAELGDGDRIETLIQNAETVKVATTEGRKAVTDLEAGDEIRLYHEDTARHFGEAVEEKIIEK; encoded by the coding sequence ATGACACGCGAAGTCTGGCTGAAAGCCGACAGTTCCGTCGGCGACTGGGACCGGCGGCGCAAGCGGATCACGGCGGGCCTCGAATCGGGCGTCGACTGGGTGCTCGTCGACGAGGGCGACGTTGGGAAGGTTCGCGAGCTCGGCGACGTCAACGTGGCGGCCTTCCGTACCGGGGGAGACGTCGACGTGATCGACGACGCGGAGAGCGACGCGGACGACATCGAAGAGCCCGACGCCTACGTGGTCGGCAAACACGGCGAGGGCGACGGGACGGTCGATCTTCCCACCGACTTCTCCGGCTCGGCCGATCTGACGACGCTCCGGCGGAACGACGACCGCACGCAGGGAGCCTACGTCCGGATCTTCGACGAGGACTACGAGGCGTTCGCCGAGGCCGCTGCCGAGGAAGCCGAGTACACGATGATCGTCAGCGAGAACTGGTCGATCATCCCGCTGGAGAACCTCATCGCCCGGATCGGCGACGAGACGACGCTGATCGCGGGCGTCACGAGCGCCGAGGAGGCCCAGACGGCGTACGAGACGCTGGAGATCGGGGCCGACGCCGTGTTGCTCGACAGCGACGACCCCGACGAGATCCGCTCGACCGTCGACGTCCGGGACGAGGCGGAACGCGAAACGCTCGATCTCACGAGCGCAGAAGTGCTGACGGTCGAACGGGCGGGCAGTGCAGACCGCGTCTGTGTCGACACCGGCTCGCTGATGGACCACGACGAGGGGATGTTGATCGGCTCGATGTCCCGTGGCCTCGTCTTCGTCCACGCGGAGACCGCCGAGTCCCCATACGTCGCCTCACGCCCGTTCCGGGTCAACGCCGGTGCGGTCCACGCCTACATCCGGACGCCCGATGGCGGCACGAAATATCTCTCGGAGCTAAAAAGCGGCGACGAGGTACAGGTCGTCGATACGGACGGCAACACCCGTGAGGCGGTCGTTGGACGCGTCAAGATCGAACAGCGCCCGATGTTCCGGGTCGAGGCCGAACTCGGGGACGGTGATCGGATCGAGACGCTGATCCAGAACGCCGAGACGGTGAAAGTTGCGACGACGGAGGGGCGCAAGGCCGTCACTGATCTCGAAGCCGGCGACGAGATCCGCCTCTATCACGAGGATACCGCTCGCCACTTCGGGGAAGCCGTCGAAGAGAAAATCATCGAAAAGTGA
- a CDS encoding HFX_2341 family transcriptional regulator domain-containing protein has product MDAIDRVHVVPLGNEFDRIVEPVTRLKADIVYLLEDPDPHVDERTYHDEIEAALADAGVEIRTRSCDLADVYDVLGAVTTIAARHEGDSVRVNVSGAGTLAAVGATIACMDVSTDATPYYVEPEGYAHDAAETPISHGMAGLSELPSYPVDSPSPDQISLMAFLLEQEGTTKRPKKRDLIEYAEDEELSFMTERAPANDKAKFRLLDSVIAPLEEDGYVEVRSVGRRRVVELTEQGRNAVRAFRHKIDATPES; this is encoded by the coding sequence ATGGACGCTATCGACCGAGTACACGTGGTCCCCCTCGGCAACGAGTTCGACCGGATCGTCGAACCGGTAACTCGTCTCAAAGCCGACATCGTCTACCTCCTCGAAGATCCCGACCCACACGTCGACGAGCGGACGTATCACGACGAGATCGAAGCGGCACTGGCGGACGCCGGCGTCGAGATCCGAACGCGCTCGTGTGACCTTGCGGACGTCTACGACGTGCTCGGAGCGGTGACAACGATTGCTGCCCGACACGAGGGAGACTCCGTGCGTGTAAACGTCTCCGGTGCGGGCACCCTCGCGGCTGTCGGCGCGACGATCGCCTGCATGGACGTCTCGACCGACGCCACACCGTACTACGTCGAACCCGAGGGGTACGCCCACGACGCCGCCGAGACGCCGATCAGTCACGGGATGGCCGGACTGTCGGAGCTGCCCTCCTATCCGGTCGACTCACCCTCCCCCGACCAGATCTCGCTGATGGCGTTTCTGCTGGAACAGGAAGGAACCACGAAACGACCAAAAAAGCGCGACCTCATCGAGTACGCCGAAGACGAGGAGCTATCCTTCATGACCGAGCGGGCACCGGCGAACGACAAGGCGAAGTTCAGACTGCTCGACTCGGTGATCGCCCCGCTCGAAGAGGATGGCTACGTCGAGGTCCGCTCGGTCGGCCGTCGCCGTGTCGTCGAGCTGACCGAGCAGGGCAGAAACGCCGTGCGAGCGTTCCGACACAAGATCGACGCGACGCCGGAGTCGTAG
- a CDS encoding 2-amino-3,7-dideoxy-D-threo-hept-6-ulosonate synthase, with protein sequence MNTGTLARLGRIGTDGNYLIVPMDHGITIGAVSGLKDIESTIDGITSGGADAVLTQKGLADRVHAHKNGAGYIIHLNASTSIGPDSNDKRRTGTVEEAVRAGADAVSYHINVGSKYEREQLADLAEVTDEADRLGIPVLAMSYARGTHLEGDDPEHNAEYLAHAARLAEECGADVVKTAYSGDAESFEHVTSSTSLPVVIAGGSPGTDRATVEMVRGAIDAGADGVSMGRSIFQHDDPEAITTAVSAVIHDDATVEEALERAGLAVEA encoded by the coding sequence ATGAATACAGGAACCCTCGCACGACTCGGGCGGATCGGGACAGACGGGAACTACCTCATCGTCCCAATGGATCACGGGATCACGATCGGTGCGGTATCGGGCCTCAAGGACATCGAATCGACGATCGACGGGATCACGAGCGGCGGCGCGGACGCCGTTCTCACGCAGAAAGGACTCGCCGACCGCGTTCACGCGCACAAAAACGGTGCGGGCTACATCATCCATCTCAATGCGTCGACCTCGATCGGTCCCGATTCGAACGACAAACGCCGGACAGGAACGGTCGAGGAAGCCGTTCGTGCCGGTGCCGATGCGGTCTCCTATCATATCAACGTCGGCAGCAAGTACGAACGCGAACAGCTCGCTGATCTGGCGGAAGTAACCGACGAGGCCGACCGCCTCGGGATACCCGTGCTGGCGATGTCCTATGCCCGCGGCACGCATCTGGAAGGCGACGACCCCGAGCACAATGCCGAGTATCTGGCTCATGCCGCCCGACTGGCCGAGGAGTGTGGTGCGGACGTCGTCAAGACCGCCTACAGCGGGGACGCCGAGAGCTTCGAGCACGTCACGAGTTCGACCAGCCTCCCGGTCGTGATCGCCGGGGGCAGTCCGGGCACCGACCGCGCTACCGTGGAGATGGTTCGCGGCGCGATCGACGCCGGTGCGGACGGCGTCTCGATGGGCCGATCGATCTTCCAGCACGACGATCCGGAAGCGATTACGACCGCGGTCAGTGCCGTTATCCACGACGACGCCACTGTCGAAGAGGCACTCGAACGAGCCGGACTCGCCGTCGAAGCCTAA
- the trpA gene encoding tryptophan synthase subunit alpha gives MSNDVRVAVSGDEPALVPYITAGDPSLAATTEYVEALAAGGADVIELGMPFSEPIADGPTIQNAIQRSLEAGTTPERYFELVESLDIDVPIVCMTYYNLLYQYGEGEPGDSDYERLLPFVERAAEAGVSGLIIPDLPVDESDPLRQACDEYGVDLIFIVAPTTTDERLAKMREQVSGFVYVQARLGTTGAQADVSDATHESLTRLAEWEVPKAVGFGVSEGQHATEIVEAGAAGVVAGSVFVDMIAAGEDVPNKLEAKARELKQGALDGAVSSTPEPGK, from the coding sequence ATGAGTAACGACGTCAGGGTGGCCGTCTCCGGCGACGAGCCGGCACTCGTCCCATACATTACGGCGGGCGACCCCTCACTTGCGGCCACCACCGAGTACGTCGAAGCGCTCGCGGCGGGTGGCGCGGACGTGATCGAACTCGGGATGCCCTTCTCGGAACCGATCGCCGACGGGCCGACGATCCAGAACGCCATCCAGCGCTCGCTGGAAGCCGGGACGACCCCCGAGCGCTACTTCGAGCTTGTCGAATCGCTCGACATCGACGTGCCGATCGTCTGTATGACGTACTACAACCTGCTCTATCAGTACGGCGAGGGCGAGCCGGGCGACAGCGACTACGAGCGCCTGCTCCCGTTCGTCGAGCGTGCCGCCGAGGCAGGGGTCTCCGGGCTGATCATCCCCGATCTCCCCGTCGACGAGAGTGACCCGCTTCGGCAGGCCTGTGACGAGTACGGCGTCGATCTGATCTTCATCGTCGCGCCGACGACGACCGACGAGCGCCTGGCGAAGATGCGCGAGCAGGTGTCGGGCTTCGTCTACGTACAGGCCCGCCTCGGGACGACCGGCGCACAGGCCGATGTCAGCGACGCAACCCATGAGAGCCTCACGCGACTCGCCGAGTGGGAGGTGCCGAAAGCGGTCGGTTTCGGCGTTAGCGAAGGGCAGCACGCAACCGAGATCGTCGAGGCCGGTGCGGCGGGCGTCGTCGCCGGGAGCGTCTTCGTCGACATGATCGCGGCGGGCGAGGACGTCCCCAACAAACTCGAAGCGAAAGCGCGAGAACTCAAGCAGGGCGCGCTCGACGGCGCGGTTTCGAGCACGCCCGAACCGGGCAAATAA
- the trpB gene encoding tryptophan synthase subunit beta — MSTTKFGEYGGQYVPEVLMPAIEELTDAYERYVLDNEDGFMDEFRERLADFGGRPTPIQRADRLSERYDAEVYLKREDLLHGGAHKLNNALGQVLLAKYMGKERIVAETGAGQHGTATAMAAAHLDMPCEIYMGKRDIRRQRPNVFRMRLNGAELNPVTVGRGTLKEAINETMRDWATSVEDTHYVIGSIVGPHPFPRMVRDFHSVIGEEIRAGIEEKTGDLPDSLVACAGGGSNTMGTFHDLVPDEEVSLFAVEAGGDGLIVDDEEGVAPHSASLSTGSEGVLHGARTKLLQDADGQIVESHSVSSGLDYAGVGPELSYLVDEGRVTPVNVDDTAALEGFHRLSRTEGIIPALESAHALAFLEAELGPDADGEHDLGEVIVVNVSGRGDKDLEAVIEETEKRDLDAAPSMEVLYE, encoded by the coding sequence ATGAGCACGACGAAATTCGGAGAGTACGGCGGACAGTACGTGCCGGAGGTCCTGATGCCGGCAATCGAGGAACTGACCGACGCCTACGAACGGTACGTCCTCGACAACGAGGATGGTTTCATGGACGAGTTCCGGGAGCGACTGGCCGACTTCGGCGGGCGGCCGACGCCGATCCAGCGCGCGGATCGGCTCAGCGAGCGCTACGACGCCGAGGTCTATCTCAAGCGCGAGGACCTCCTCCACGGCGGCGCACACAAACTCAACAACGCGCTGGGACAGGTCCTGCTTGCGAAGTATATGGGCAAAGAGCGGATCGTCGCGGAGACCGGTGCGGGCCAGCACGGCACCGCGACGGCGATGGCGGCAGCCCACCTCGATATGCCCTGCGAGATCTACATGGGCAAGCGAGATATCCGTCGTCAGCGCCCCAACGTCTTCCGGATGCGGCTGAACGGCGCGGAACTGAATCCCGTCACCGTCGGGCGCGGAACGCTCAAGGAGGCGATCAACGAGACGATGCGCGACTGGGCGACCAGCGTCGAGGACACCCACTACGTCATCGGCTCGATCGTCGGCCCTCACCCGTTCCCGCGGATGGTCCGGGACTTCCACTCGGTGATCGGCGAGGAGATCCGGGCCGGAATCGAGGAGAAAACGGGCGATCTCCCGGACAGTCTCGTGGCCTGTGCGGGCGGCGGCTCGAACACGATGGGAACGTTCCACGACCTCGTGCCCGACGAGGAGGTCTCCCTGTTCGCGGTGGAGGCGGGCGGCGACGGACTCATCGTCGACGACGAGGAGGGTGTTGCACCACACTCGGCCTCACTGTCGACCGGGAGCGAGGGGGTGCTCCATGGCGCGCGAACGAAACTACTGCAGGACGCCGACGGGCAGATCGTCGAGTCCCACAGCGTCTCCTCGGGCCTTGACTACGCCGGGGTCGGTCCCGAACTCTCCTACCTCGTCGACGAGGGGCGCGTGACGCCGGTCAACGTCGACGACACTGCGGCGCTCGAAGGGTTCCACCGCCTCTCGCGGACCGAGGGGATCATCCCCGCGCTGGAATCGGCCCACGCGCTGGCGTTCCTCGAAGCGGAACTCGGCCCGGACGCCGACGGCGAGCACGATCTCGGCGAGGTGATCGTCGTCAACGTTTCGGGCCGCGGCGACAAGGACCTCGAAGCGGTGATCGAGGAGACCGAAAAGCGTGATCTCGACGCCGCTCCCTCGATGGAGGTACTGTATGAGTAA
- the trpC gene encoding indole-3-glycerol phosphate synthase, with the protein MDAEDEIAPAVQSILDAARSRADPGGERVDIEPRSLSDALSATEADGRAPVIAEVKPTSPTTEGTRRDDPVELAQAMVDGGAAALSVLTEPDHFGGSPEYLERVREAVDVPVLRKDFILRESQLDAVEGDVVLLIVRFVDDLEGLLAAARERGFQVLVEAHTEAEVREAVAAGAEFIGVNNRDLAKLDVDLGTFERVADATAEGTEDVTLIAESGISTPEDVRRLRAAGADALLIGSAIMNYEESDNPAKIVRSNTERLTNAESRTRDNERTDGRTTETRQS; encoded by the coding sequence ATGGACGCTGAAGACGAGATCGCACCGGCGGTTCAATCAATCCTCGACGCGGCCCGATCCAGAGCCGATCCGGGCGGCGAGCGTGTCGATATCGAGCCGCGGTCGCTTTCCGACGCGCTGTCGGCGACCGAAGCGGACGGCCGAGCGCCGGTAATCGCCGAGGTGAAACCGACGAGCCCGACGACCGAGGGAACCCGCCGGGACGATCCAGTCGAACTGGCACAGGCGATGGTTGACGGTGGGGCCGCGGCGCTGTCGGTGCTGACCGAACCCGACCATTTCGGTGGGAGCCCGGAGTATCTCGAACGGGTCCGCGAGGCCGTCGACGTCCCAGTCCTGCGAAAGGACTTCATTCTACGCGAGTCCCAGCTAGACGCCGTCGAGGGCGATGTCGTCCTGCTGATCGTCCGCTTCGTCGACGATCTGGAGGGACTGCTCGCGGCGGCTCGTGAACGCGGCTTCCAGGTGCTCGTCGAGGCCCACACCGAGGCGGAGGTACGAGAAGCGGTCGCGGCGGGAGCCGAGTTCATCGGCGTGAACAACCGCGATCTGGCGAAACTCGATGTCGATCTCGGTACGTTCGAGCGAGTCGCCGACGCGACTGCCGAGGGGACTGAGGACGTCACGCTGATCGCTGAAAGCGGCATCTCGACGCCCGAGGACGTCCGACGACTGCGTGCAGCGGGCGCTGACGCCCTGCTGATCGGTAGCGCGATAATGAACTACGAGGAAAGCGACAACCCGGCGAAGATAGTGCGGTCGAACACCGAACGACTCACTAACGCCGAGTCCCGAACGCGGGACAACGAGCGAACAGACGGGCGGACGACGGAGACACGACAATCATGA
- a CDS encoding MGMT family protein, translating to MIEDAGIYAREFAPIDRHVQIGVASSKVLRVTFPETPDAKATTDHPLLDRLDAYLAAREEDGFDDVQVALTVPTDQRRVLESVRDVPFGKAIGIDALTRMTSGLSHEDDGDLETVRTALRENPAPIFIPDHRISDGPGATPPDVVEQLRAIEGLR from the coding sequence ATGATAGAAGACGCCGGAATCTACGCACGGGAGTTCGCACCGATCGACCGCCACGTTCAGATCGGCGTCGCAAGTAGCAAGGTGCTCCGCGTGACGTTTCCGGAAACGCCGGACGCCAAGGCGACGACCGACCACCCGCTGCTGGATCGACTCGACGCCTACCTCGCGGCCCGCGAGGAGGATGGCTTCGACGACGTGCAGGTCGCACTCACGGTGCCAACTGACCAGCGACGCGTCCTCGAATCCGTGCGGGACGTTCCCTTCGGAAAAGCGATCGGTATTGACGCCCTGACCCGGATGACCTCCGGACTCTCGCACGAAGATGATGGAGATCTCGAAACAGTTCGGACCGCACTGCGAGAGAACCCCGCACCGATTTTCATCCCGGATCATCGTATTAGCGACGGGCCGGGCGCGACGCCGCCGGACGTGGTCGAGCAGTTGCGAGCGATCGAGGGGCTTCGCTGA